Proteins encoded in a region of the Pieris brassicae chromosome 3, ilPieBrab1.1, whole genome shotgun sequence genome:
- the LOC123707473 gene encoding dynein light chain roadblock-type 2-like, with translation MEIAQNFMGPLATDTMTRINENGNVVGTIIVNCEGFPETTTLDSLTAATYSTHMRNLSHHATNALKEIDVTDELMVLRLVSKKTEAVVAPDHEFHLIVVMRKT, from the exons ATGGAGATAGCTCAGAATTTTATG GGTCCTTTAGCGACGGACACAATGACCCGAATAAACGAGAATGGCAATGTCGTGGGGACGATTATCGTGAACTGCGAAGGGTTTCCGGAGACCACGACTCTGGACAGTTTAACAGCGGCCACCTACTCTACTCATATGAGAAATTTATCGCATCACGCGACGAATGCTCTTAAAGAAATT GACGTGACGGATGAGTTAATGGTTTTGCGGCTGGTCTCTAAGAAGACAGAAGCAGTGGTCGCACCAGACCATGAATTTCATTTAATCGTGGTCATGAGGAAGacttga